The Pseudarthrobacter sp. NS4 genome includes a window with the following:
- a CDS encoding phosphatase PAP2 family protein: MTKDAGTNSSTIRTKNRTARWLTETFQPPVVVSIQLLVSPLPQPGFPGTMAYGALAALFVCVLPLFLLLVLVRLGKVTDHHVSDRKQRAPVLLMALGSILAGLLVLEAVDAPESVVAMVLAVVGGVVVLAGVSPFWKISGHAAAISCSAVIGVLMLGAAWTPLLLLIPAVGWSRVVLRAHSVAQVVAGSLFGGIVMAGIWWLLQAMMVP; the protein is encoded by the coding sequence TTGACTAAGGACGCGGGCACCAACAGCAGCACCATCCGCACGAAGAACAGGACAGCCAGGTGGCTGACCGAGACGTTCCAGCCGCCCGTGGTGGTGAGCATCCAGCTGCTGGTCAGCCCGCTCCCGCAGCCCGGGTTCCCGGGAACCATGGCATACGGGGCGCTGGCCGCACTGTTTGTTTGCGTGCTTCCGCTGTTTCTGCTGCTGGTGCTGGTCCGGCTGGGGAAGGTCACCGACCATCACGTCAGCGACCGCAAGCAGCGGGCGCCCGTGCTGCTCATGGCCTTGGGCTCGATCCTGGCGGGACTGCTTGTCCTGGAGGCGGTGGACGCACCAGAAAGCGTCGTCGCCATGGTCCTGGCCGTGGTGGGCGGAGTGGTGGTGCTGGCGGGCGTGAGCCCGTTCTGGAAGATCAGCGGGCATGCCGCCGCCATCTCCTGCTCGGCTGTCATTGGCGTGTTGATGCTCGGGGCGGCATGGACTCCGCTGCTGCTCCTGATCCCGGCCGTCGGCTGGTCCCGGGTGGTGCTGAGGGCCCATTCGGTGGCTCAGGTGGTGGCCGGCTCACTCTTTGGTGGAATCGTGATGGCCGGAATCTGGTGGCTACTGCAGGCCATGATGGTGCCGTAG